One part of the Pecten maximus chromosome 9, xPecMax1.1, whole genome shotgun sequence genome encodes these proteins:
- the LOC117334778 gene encoding uncharacterized protein LOC117334778, producing the protein MGILVPKDMGILVPKDISVLVPKDIGVLVPKDMGVLVPNDIGVLVHKDMGVLVPNDIGVLVPKDIGGLVPKDMGVLVPKDMGVCVPKDMGVLVPKDRGVLFSKNMGVLVPKDMGVLVPNGIGVLVPKDMGVLVPNDIGVLVSKDIGVLVPKDMGVLVPKDMGVLVPKDIGVLVPKDMGVLVPKDIGILVPKDMGVLVPKDMGVLVPKDIGVLVPKDIGVLVPKDMGVLVPKDIGVLVPKDIGALVPKDMGALVPKDMGVLVPKDMGILVPKDMGVLVPKDMGVLVPKDIGVLVPKDIGGLFSKDIGVLVPKDMGILVPNDIDVLVPKDIGVLVPKDIGVLVPKDIGVLVPKDMGVIVPKDIGVLVPKDMRVLVPKDMGVLVPKDMGVLVQKDMGVIVPKDIGVLVPKDLGVLVPKDMRVLVPKDMGVLVPKDMGVLVQKDMGVIVPKDIGVLVPKDLGVLVPKDMRVLVPKDMGILVPKDMGVIVPKDIGVLVPNDMGVLVPKDTLQYTKPWEI; encoded by the coding sequence ATGGGTATACTAGTCCCCAAGGATATGGGTATACTAGTCCCCAAGGATATAAGTGTATTAGTCCCCAAGGATATAGGTGTATTAGTCCCAAAGGATATGGGTGTATTGGTCCCCAATGATATAGGTGTATTAGTCCACAAGGATATGGGTGTATTGGTCCCCAATGATATAGGTGTATTAGTCCCCAAGGATATAGGTGGATTAGTCCCCAAGGATATGGGTGTACTAGTTCCCAAGGATATGGGTGTATGTGTCCCCAAGGATATGGGTGTACTAGTTCCCAAGGATAGAGGTGTATTATTCTCCAAGAATATGGGTGTATTAGTCCCCAAGGATATGGGTGTATTGGTCCCCAATGGTATAGGTGTATTAGTCCCCAAGGATATGGGTGTATTGGTCCCCAATGATATAGGTGTATTAGTCTCCAAGGATATAGGTGTATTAGTCCCCAAGGATATGGGTGTATTGGTCCCTAAAGATATGGGTGTATTAGTCCCCAAGGATATAGGTGTATTAGTCCCCAAGGATATGGGTGTATTAGTCCCCAAGGATATAGGTATATTAGTCCCCAAGGATATGGGTGTACTAGTCCCCAAGGATATGGGTGTATTAGTCCCCAAGGATATAGGTGTATTAGTCCCCAAGGATATAGGTGTATTAGTCCCCAAGGATATGGGTGTACTAGTCCCCAAGGATATAGGTGTACTAGTCCCCAAGGATATAGGTGCATTAGTCCCCAAGGATATGGGTGCATTAGTCCCCAAGGATATGGGTGTATTAGTCCCCAAGGATATGGGTATACTAGTCCCCAAGGATATGGGTGTATTAGTCCCCAAGGATATGGGTGTATTAGTCCCCAAGGATATAGGTGTATTAGTCCCCAAGGATATAGGTGGATTATTCTCCAAGGATATAGGTGTATTAGTCCCCAAGGATATGGGTATATTAGTCCCCAATGATATAGATGTACTAGTCCCCAAGGATATAGGTGTATTAGTCCCCAAGGATATAGGTGTACTAGTCCCCAAGGATATAGGTGTACTAGTCCCAAAGGATATGGGTGTAATAGTCCCCAAGGATATAGGTGTACTAGTCCCCAAGGATATGCGTGTACTAGTCCCAAAGGATATGGGTGTATTAGTCCCCAAGGATATGGGTGTATTAGTCCAAAAGGATATGGGTGTAATAGTCCCCAAGGATATAGGTGTACTAGTCCCCAAGGATTTAGGTGTACTAGTCCCCAAGGATATGCGTGTACTAGTCCCAAAGGATATGGGTGTATTAGTCCCCAAGGATATGGGTGTATTAGTCCAAAAGGATATGGGTGTAATAGTCCCCAAGGATATAGGTGTACTAGTCCCCAAGGATTTAGGTGTACTAGTCCCCAAGGATATGCGTGTACTAGTCCCAAAGGATATGGGTATACTAGTCCCAAAGGATATGGGTGTAATAGTCCCCAAGGATATAGGTGTACTAGTCCCCAATGATATGGGTGTATTAGTCCCCAAGGATACGTTACAATACACGAAGCCCTGGGAGATATAA
- the LOC117334780 gene encoding uncharacterized protein LOC117334780, which translates to MDELVPKDMGVLVPKDMGVLVPKDKGVLVPKDMGVLVPKDMGVLVPKDMDVLVPKDMGVLVPKDMGVLVPKDIGVLVPKDMGVLVPKDMGVLVPKDIGVLFSKDIGVLVPKDIGVLVPKDIGVLVPKDIGVLVPKDISVLVPKDIGVLVPKDMGVLVPKDMGVLVPKDIGVLVSKDMDVLVPKDMGVLVSKDICVLVSKDIGVLVPKDMGVLVPKDMGVLVPKDIGVLVPKDMGVLVPRDIGVLVPKDIGVLVPRDIGILVPKDIGVLVPKDICVLVPKDIGVLVPKDMGVLVPRDIGVLVPKDMGILVPKDISVLVPKDIGVLVPKDMGVLVPNDIGVLVHKDMGVLVPNDIGVLVPKDIGGLVPKDMGVLVPKDIGVLVPKDIGVLVPKDIGVLVSKDMDVLVPKDMGVLVSKDIGVLVSKDIGVLVPKDMGVLVPKDMGVLVPKDIGVLVPKDMGVLVPKDIGKLVPKDMGVLVDYSPRI; encoded by the coding sequence ATGGATGAACTAGTCCCCAAGGATATGGGTGTACTAGTCCCCAAGGATATGGGTGTATTAGTCCCCAAGGATAAAGGTGTATTAGTCCCCAAGGATATGGGTGTATTAGTCCCCAAGGATATGGGTGTACTAGTCCCCAAGGATATGGATGTACTAGTCCCCAAGGATATGGGTGTACTAGTCCCCAAGGATATGGGTGTATTAGTCCCCAAGGATATAGGTGTACTAGTCCCCAAGGATATGGGTGTATTAGTCCCCAAAGATATGGGTGTATTAGTTCCCAAGGATATAGGTGTATTATTCTCCAAGGATATAGGTGTATTAGTCCCCAAGGATATAGGTGTACTAGTCCCCAAGGATATAGGTGTATTAGTCCCCAAGGATATAGGTGTACTAGTTCCCAAGGATATAAGTGTATTAGTCCCCAAGGATATAGGTGTATTAGTCCCCAAGGATATGGGTGTATTAGTCCCCAAGGATATGGGTGTATTAGTCCCAAAGGATATAGGTGTATTAGTCTCCAAGGATATGGATGTATTAGTCCCCAAGGATATGGGTGTATTAGTCTCCAAGGATATATGTGTATTAGTCTCCAAGGATATAGGTGTATTAGTCCCCAAGGATATGGGTGTATTGGTCCCCAAAGATATGGGTGTATTAGTCCCCAAGGATATAGGTGTATTAGTCCCCAAGGATATGGGTGTATTAGTTCCCAGGGATATAGGTGTACTAGTCCCCAAGGATATAGGTGTACTAGTTCCCAGGGATATAGGTATACTAGTCCCCAAGGATATAGGTGTACTAGTCCCCAAGGATATATGTGTATTAGTCCCCAAGGATATAGGTGTATTAGTCCCCAAGGATATGGGTGTATTAGTTCCCAGGGATATAGGTGTATTAGTCCCCAAGGATATGGGTATACTAGTCCCCAAGGATATAAGTGTATTAGTCCCCAAGGATATAGGTGTATTAGTCCCAAAGGATATGGGTGTATTGGTCCCCAATGATATAGGTGTATTAGTCCACAAGGATATGGGTGTATTGGTCCCCAATGATATAGGTGTATTAGTCCCCAAGGATATAGGTGGATTAGTCCCCAAGGATATGGGTGTACTAGTTCCCAAGGATATAGGTGTATTAGTCCCCAAGGATATAGGTGTACTAGTCCCCAAGGATATAGGTGTATTAGTCTCCAAGGATATGGATGTATTAGTCCCCAAGGATATGGGTGTATTAGTCTCCAAGGATATAGGTGTATTAGTCTCCAAGGATATAGGTGTATTAGTCCCCAAGGATATGGGTGTATTGGTCCCCAAAGATATGGGTGTATTAGTCCCCAAGGATATAGGTGTATTAGTCCCCAAGGATATGGGTGTATTAGTCCCCAAGGATATAGGTAAATTAGTCCCCAAGGATATGGGTGTACTAGTGGATTATTCTCCAAGGATATAG